One Pseudomonas tolaasii NCPPB 2192 genomic window carries:
- a CDS encoding TatD family hydrolase, producing the protein MELIDTHTHLDFPDFDDDRREVLARSRQLGVSRMVVLGVYQQNWQRVWDLVQQDEGLFAAFGLHPVYLEEHQPADLTELGDWLARLRGHRQLCAVGEIGLDYFLEQLDRERQQALFEAQLKLAVDFQLPALVHVRRSHAAVIATLKRIRLPRGGIIHAFAGSLEEAREYIKLGFKLGLGGAPTWPQALRMHKVLAQLPLEAVVLETDSPDMAPAMYPGQRNSPQHLPDICTALAGRMGISPSLLAEASTRNACEVFQW; encoded by the coding sequence ATGGAGCTGATCGACACCCACACCCACCTGGACTTCCCGGATTTCGATGACGATCGCCGGGAGGTTCTCGCCCGCAGCCGCCAACTCGGGGTGTCGCGCATGGTGGTGCTGGGGGTTTATCAGCAGAATTGGCAGCGCGTGTGGGACCTGGTGCAACAGGACGAGGGATTGTTCGCCGCCTTTGGCCTGCATCCGGTGTACCTCGAGGAGCATCAACCCGCCGACCTGACCGAGCTGGGCGATTGGCTGGCACGTCTGCGCGGTCATCGGCAACTGTGCGCCGTCGGCGAGATCGGGCTGGATTACTTCCTCGAACAGCTGGACCGCGAACGCCAGCAAGCGCTGTTTGAAGCGCAATTGAAACTGGCGGTGGACTTCCAGCTTCCGGCGCTTGTGCACGTGCGTCGCAGCCACGCCGCGGTGATCGCCACGCTCAAGCGCATTCGCCTGCCACGGGGTGGCATCATTCACGCCTTCGCCGGCAGCCTCGAAGAGGCCCGCGAATACATCAAGCTTGGCTTCAAGCTCGGCCTGGGCGGCGCGCCCACCTGGCCCCAGGCGCTGCGCATGCACAAGGTGCTCGCCCAACTGCCCCTTGAGGCCGTGGTGCTGGAAACCGACTCACCGGACATGGCCCCCGCCATGTACCCCGGCCAGCGCAACAGCCCGCAACACTTGCCGGACATCTGCACGGCACTGGCCGGACGCATGGGTATCAGCCCTTCATTGTTGGCCGAGGCGAGCACACGCAATGCGTGTGAGGTGTTCCAGTGGTAG
- a CDS encoding DUF1631 domain-containing protein — protein sequence MHIDGKVVPINKAQTTPSPLARLPVVLLQVRDKAAQQLQQGLQELFDNADDTLFEMADKARSNVDHHIFFEAMRDLRLKRKNFERVFMEQLFAAFAGLGQTARGELHLLPVVSYEATPGTSSDDLEKAVALEAMLGRVRHRDGLALGQLTARLGALLGKPLDERDNPLGPALLCEFFLRAGRSLGVEIRVKLIMLKLFEKYVLSDADQLFGEANQLLIATGVLPELKAVPSRRPGGRAAREQQRENGLPSAEPPPDENGQEAFAALQKLLAVVRGSVAPTLEASAEPLPIASRDLLRLLSHLQQYVPEPEAEDDFDLRSQLEQLLTRVSVKSGKSRVVEDADEDVINLLALLFEFILDDYSVPDAFKALIARLQIPLLKVAVLDKSFFSRPAHPARRLLNEIAAAVIGWSPREDYQRDSLYLRIEQVVQQLLNEFVEDQAVFARLLAQFGAFAADERRRSQLLEQHTYEAEEGRVRTEAARQRVADVLNRRLLGKVLPQTVVQFLQQAWSQVLLLASLKHGEQSVQWQSALRTLDELIWSVSLQKDADAGQHLLEQLPGLLKSLRDGLTSAAFDPFSTREFFVRLQAMHARSSDADSLETRVEVREPFVLNSGSADPAERLPADDPDLLKAYQMRIGGWFELRLDETTTLRCKLTAIMAPANTYVFVSRTGLKALDRSAGQLAMAFKQGALRALDDGLLFDRALAAVIGNLRQLNRGK from the coding sequence ATGCACATTGACGGAAAGGTGGTGCCTATCAACAAGGCACAGACCACGCCATCGCCGCTCGCGCGCCTGCCGGTGGTGTTGCTGCAGGTGCGTGACAAAGCCGCGCAGCAGCTGCAACAAGGTTTGCAGGAACTGTTCGATAACGCTGACGACACCCTGTTCGAAATGGCCGACAAGGCCCGCAGCAATGTCGACCACCACATTTTCTTTGAGGCCATGCGCGACCTGCGTTTGAAGCGCAAGAATTTCGAGCGGGTGTTCATGGAGCAACTGTTCGCTGCGTTTGCAGGCCTGGGCCAGACTGCGCGGGGCGAATTGCACCTGTTGCCGGTGGTGTCCTATGAGGCGACGCCCGGCACTTCCAGCGATGACCTGGAAAAAGCCGTGGCGCTGGAGGCCATGCTCGGCCGGGTTCGGCACCGTGACGGCCTGGCATTGGGGCAACTCACCGCGCGTTTGGGGGCATTGCTCGGCAAACCGCTGGATGAGCGCGATAACCCGCTGGGCCCGGCGCTGCTGTGCGAGTTCTTTTTGCGCGCGGGGCGCAGCCTGGGGGTGGAAATCCGCGTCAAGCTGATCATGCTCAAGCTCTTTGAAAAATACGTGCTGAGCGATGCCGACCAACTGTTCGGTGAAGCCAACCAACTGCTGATCGCCACCGGGGTGTTGCCCGAGCTCAAAGCCGTGCCGTCGCGGCGCCCAGGCGGGCGGGCGGCGCGTGAGCAACAGCGCGAAAACGGACTGCCGAGCGCTGAGCCACCGCCCGACGAGAATGGCCAGGAAGCCTTCGCCGCGTTGCAGAAACTGCTGGCGGTCGTGCGTGGCAGTGTCGCCCCCACCCTGGAAGCCAGCGCCGAACCCCTCCCCATTGCCAGCCGCGACTTGCTGCGACTGCTCTCTCACCTGCAGCAATATGTGCCGGAGCCTGAGGCCGAAGACGATTTCGACCTGCGCAGCCAGCTGGAGCAACTGCTGACCCGGGTCAGCGTCAAGAGTGGCAAATCCCGGGTGGTAGAGGACGCCGATGAAGACGTCATCAATCTGCTCGCCTTGCTGTTCGAGTTCATCCTTGATGACTACAGCGTGCCGGACGCCTTCAAGGCGCTGATCGCTCGCTTGCAAATTCCGTTGTTGAAAGTGGCGGTGCTGGACAAGAGTTTTTTCAGCCGGCCCGCTCATCCGGCGCGGCGCCTGCTCAATGAGATTGCCGCCGCTGTGATTGGCTGGAGCCCGCGCGAGGACTATCAGCGCGACAGCCTGTACCTGCGCATCGAGCAAGTGGTGCAGCAGTTGCTCAATGAATTTGTTGAAGATCAGGCGGTTTTTGCGCGCCTGCTCGCGCAATTCGGCGCGTTTGCGGCCGATGAGCGCCGTCGCAGCCAATTGCTTGAACAGCACACCTATGAGGCTGAAGAAGGGCGCGTGCGCACCGAGGCTGCCCGTCAGCGTGTCGCCGACGTGCTCAACCGGCGGTTACTGGGCAAAGTCTTGCCGCAGACCGTGGTGCAGTTTCTCCAGCAAGCCTGGAGCCAGGTGCTGTTGCTGGCCAGCCTCAAGCACGGCGAACAGTCGGTGCAATGGCAGTCGGCGTTGCGCACCCTGGATGAGTTGATCTGGAGCGTGAGCCTGCAAAAGGATGCCGACGCGGGCCAGCATCTGCTGGAGCAACTGCCGGGGCTGCTCAAGTCCTTGCGCGACGGTTTGACCAGCGCCGCGTTCGACCCTTTCAGCACCCGCGAGTTTTTCGTGCGCTTGCAGGCCATGCATGCGCGTTCATCCGACGCGGACAGTCTCGAAACGCGGGTCGAAGTGCGCGAGCCCTTCGTGCTCAACAGTGGTTCTGCCGATCCAGCCGAGCGCTTGCCCGCCGATGACCCGGACCTGTTGAAGGCCTACCAGATGCGCATTGGCGGCTGGTTCGAGCTGCGGCTGGACGAAACCACCACGTTGCGCTGCAAGCTCACGGCGATCATGGCGCCGGCCAATACCTATGTGTTCGTCAGCCGCACCGGGCTCAAGGCGCTGGACCGCAGTGCGGGCCAACTGGCCATGGCGTTCAAGCAGGGCGCGTTGCGTGCCCTGGATGATGGCCTTCTGTTCGACCGCGCCCTGGCCGCTGTGATTGGCAACCTGCGTCAACTCAATCGCGGCAAGTGA
- a CDS encoding methyl-accepting chemotaxis protein has translation MSSTAQEVARSAAAAVSSAHSVNDETLSGRGLVQSQQGSIARLASEIDESVRVINQLATDSQSISTVLEVIKSIAEQTNLLALNAAIEAARAGEQGRGFAVVADEVRTLARRTQHSTEEIEQMISRLHGGVEAAVKAMGTSHAMANGTVGQSEKVQQALENILGAVGMIVDQNQQIAAAVEQQTAVAHDIDQNIVEINRAGEHAAQGANQTEAASRQLSMQVIELKQLIGAFRV, from the coding sequence ATGTCATCCACGGCACAGGAAGTGGCGCGCAGCGCGGCGGCGGCGGTCAGCAGTGCCCACAGCGTCAACGACGAAACCCTCAGCGGCCGTGGCCTGGTGCAATCGCAGCAAGGCAGTATTGCGCGCCTGGCGTCGGAGATTGATGAATCGGTGCGGGTCATCAATCAATTGGCCACCGACAGCCAGTCCATCAGCACTGTGCTGGAAGTGATCAAAAGCATTGCCGAACAAACCAACCTGCTGGCGCTCAACGCGGCGATTGAAGCGGCTCGCGCGGGTGAACAGGGGCGTGGTTTCGCGGTGGTGGCCGACGAGGTGCGCACCCTGGCGCGGCGCACCCAGCACTCCACCGAAGAGATCGAGCAGATGATCAGTCGTTTGCACGGTGGTGTGGAGGCGGCGGTGAAGGCCATGGGCACCAGCCATGCCATGGCGAATGGCACCGTTGGGCAGTCGGAAAAGGTTCAGCAGGCCCTGGAAAATATCCTGGGTGCTGTGGGCATGATCGTCGACCAGAACCAGCAAATTGCGGCGGCGGTAGAGCAGCAAACGGCGGTGGCCCACGATATCGACCAGAACATTGTCGAAATCAATCGCGCGGGCGAGCACGCGGCCCAGGGTGCAAACCAGACCGAAGCGGCCAGCCGGCAGTTGTCGATGCAAGTCATTGAGTTAAAACAATTGATCGGCGCGTTTCGGGTGTAG
- the cra gene encoding catabolite repressor/activator, producing MKLSDIARLAGVSVTTASYVINGKAEQQRISNATVERVRAVVEAHGFTPNPQAAGLRSRHTRTLGFILPDLENPSYARIAKLLEQGARARGYQLLIASSDDEADSERQLLQLFRARRCDALFVASCLPASDDSYRELQAKGLPVIAIDRVMEADQFCSVVSDDRQACQQLTGSLLQPLPKQIALIGAHPELSISQERAGGFREALQGFTGEVIVEHAEAFSRDCGRQLMEQLLQRLGHLPDALVTTSYVLLQGVFDALHDFPLKSRPLRLGTFGDTQLLDFLPLPVNAMAQQHPLIADTALRLALAAIEEEHYQPGVHAIARTFKQRIHEA from the coding sequence TTGAAACTCAGTGATATCGCACGTCTGGCCGGTGTGTCCGTGACCACCGCCAGTTATGTCATCAACGGCAAAGCCGAACAGCAACGCATCAGCAACGCGACCGTCGAACGGGTACGTGCGGTGGTCGAGGCCCATGGATTTACGCCCAACCCTCAGGCAGCCGGGCTGCGCAGTCGGCATACGCGTACCCTGGGCTTTATCCTGCCGGACCTGGAGAACCCCAGTTACGCACGTATCGCCAAGCTGCTCGAACAAGGTGCCCGGGCACGCGGCTATCAGTTGCTGATCGCCAGTTCAGACGACGAGGCCGACAGCGAACGCCAGTTGCTGCAACTGTTCCGGGCGCGGCGCTGCGATGCGCTGTTCGTCGCCAGTTGCCTGCCGGCCAGCGATGACAGCTACCGCGAGCTGCAAGCCAAGGGCCTGCCGGTGATTGCCATCGACCGGGTGATGGAAGCGGATCAGTTCTGCTCGGTGGTCAGCGACGACCGCCAGGCTTGCCAGCAACTGACCGGCAGCCTGTTGCAGCCGCTGCCCAAGCAAATCGCACTGATTGGCGCCCACCCGGAGCTGAGCATCAGCCAGGAACGCGCCGGCGGTTTTCGCGAAGCGTTGCAGGGCTTCACCGGTGAGGTGATCGTCGAACACGCCGAGGCCTTCAGCCGTGACTGCGGCCGACAGTTGATGGAGCAATTACTGCAACGCCTGGGGCATTTGCCTGACGCGCTGGTGACCACGTCCTACGTGCTGCTGCAAGGTGTGTTCGATGCGCTGCACGACTTCCCGCTCAAGTCCCGGCCACTGCGCCTGGGCACCTTCGGTGATACCCAGTTGCTGGACTTCCTGCCGCTGCCGGTCAACGCCATGGCCCAGCAGCACCCGTTGATCGCCGACACCGCGTTGCGCCTGGCCCTGGCCGCCATTGAAGAAGAACACTACCAGCCCGGCGTGCATGCGATTGCGCGTACGTTCAAGCAGCGTATTCACGAGGCTTGA
- the ptsP gene encoding phosphoenolpyruvate--protein phosphotransferase encodes MLELTVEQISMSQVAVDKSAALHLLADKLVADGLVAEGYLSGLQAREAQGSTFLGQGIAIPHGTPETRDQVFSTGVRLLQFPEGVDWGDGQIVYLAIGIAAKSDEHLRLLQLLTRALGETDLGQALRRAGSAEALLKLLQGAPQELALDAQMISLGVSADDFEELVWRGARLLRQADCVSNGFAAVLQQVDALPLGDGLWWLHSEQTVKRPGLAFVTPDKPMRYLGQPLHGLFCLASLGEAHQTLLERLCALLIEGRGQELGRATSSREVLEVLGGELPPDWPSARIALANAHGLHARPAKILAQLAKSFAGDLRVRIVDGAVGAVSVKSLSKLLSLGARRGQVLEFVAEPTIAGDALPALLAAVEEGLGEEVEPLPTASAQPATPDIEPVVSAPLTGSQIHAIAAAPGIAIGPAHIQIQQVFDYPLRGESAAIERQRLHAALTDVRGDIQGLIERSTSKAIREIFITHQEMLDDPELTDEVDTRLKQGESAEAAWMSVIEAAAKQQESLQDALLAERAADLRDIGRRVLAQLCGVETAQEPGEPYILVMDEVGPSDVARLDPARVAGILTARGGATAHSAIVARALGIPALVGAGASVLLLTSGTPLLLDGQRGRLHVSPDAATLQRATVERDTREQRLQVASAQRHQPALTRDGHAVEVFANIGESGGVAGAVEQGAEGIGLLRTELIFMAHPQAPDEATQEAEYRRVLDGLEGRPLVVRTLDVGGDKPLPYWPIAEEENPFLGVRGIRLTLQRPQIMEAQLRALLRSADNRPLRIMFPMVGSVDEWRAARDMTERLRLEIPVADLQLGIMIEVPSAALLAPVLAREVDFFSVGTNDLTQYTLAIDRGHPTLSAQADGLHPAVLQLIDITVRAAHAHGKWVGVCGELAADPLAVPVLIGLGVDELSVSARSIPEVKARVREFSFSEAQSLAQKALAVGSPAEVRALVEAV; translated from the coding sequence ATGCTTGAGCTCACTGTAGAGCAGATTTCCATGAGCCAGGTGGCTGTGGATAAATCTGCCGCCTTGCACCTGCTCGCAGACAAACTGGTGGCCGATGGCCTGGTCGCCGAGGGCTACCTCAGCGGCTTGCAAGCCCGTGAAGCCCAAGGCTCGACCTTTCTCGGCCAAGGCATCGCCATTCCCCACGGCACGCCCGAAACCCGTGACCAGGTTTTTTCCACCGGCGTGCGCCTGCTGCAGTTTCCCGAAGGGGTGGACTGGGGCGATGGCCAGATCGTCTACCTGGCGATCGGCATTGCTGCCAAATCCGACGAACACCTGCGCCTGTTGCAACTGCTGACCCGCGCCCTCGGTGAAACCGATTTGGGCCAGGCATTGCGCCGCGCCGGTTCCGCTGAAGCCTTGCTGAAACTGCTGCAAGGCGCGCCGCAGGAACTGGCGCTGGACGCACAAATGATCAGCCTCGGCGTGTCGGCCGATGATTTTGAAGAGCTGGTGTGGCGCGGCGCACGTCTGCTGCGCCAGGCCGATTGTGTGAGCAATGGTTTCGCGGCCGTGTTGCAACAGGTTGATGCGCTACCCCTGGGCGACGGCCTGTGGTGGCTGCACAGCGAACAGACGGTCAAGCGCCCCGGCCTTGCCTTTGTCACGCCGGACAAACCCATGCGTTACCTCGGCCAGCCGCTCCACGGCCTGTTTTGCCTGGCCAGCCTCGGCGAAGCCCATCAAACCCTGCTCGAACGCCTGTGCGCGTTGTTGATCGAGGGCCGTGGCCAGGAATTGGGCCGAGCCACCAGCAGCCGCGAAGTGCTGGAAGTGCTCGGCGGCGAGCTGCCGCCGGATTGGCCGAGCGCCCGCATTGCCTTGGCCAATGCTCACGGCCTGCACGCGCGCCCGGCGAAGATCCTCGCGCAGTTAGCGAAAAGTTTTGCGGGCGATCTCCGCGTACGCATCGTGGATGGCGCGGTGGGCGCAGTGTCGGTGAAAAGCCTGAGCAAGCTGCTGAGCCTCGGTGCGCGGCGGGGCCAGGTGCTGGAATTTGTCGCCGAGCCGACGATTGCGGGCGACGCGCTGCCCGCGTTGCTGGCGGCTGTGGAGGAAGGGCTGGGCGAAGAAGTCGAGCCGTTGCCGACCGCCAGCGCCCAACCCGCAACGCCCGATATCGAGCCGGTCGTCAGCGCGCCGCTGACTGGGAGTCAAATTCACGCCATCGCGGCCGCGCCCGGTATTGCCATCGGCCCGGCGCATATCCAGATTCAACAGGTGTTCGATTACCCGCTGCGCGGCGAGTCTGCCGCAATTGAACGCCAGCGCCTGCACGCCGCGCTCACTGATGTGCGCGGTGATATTCAGGGCCTGATCGAGCGCAGCACGTCCAAAGCCATCCGCGAGATTTTCATCACCCACCAGGAAATGCTCGACGACCCGGAACTCACCGACGAAGTCGACACCCGCCTCAAGCAAGGCGAAAGCGCCGAAGCGGCGTGGATGAGCGTGATCGAAGCCGCGGCCAAACAGCAGGAGTCATTGCAGGACGCCTTGCTCGCCGAGCGCGCCGCCGACTTGCGTGATATTGGCCGCCGGGTGTTGGCGCAACTGTGCGGCGTCGAAACCGCTCAGGAACCGGGCGAGCCCTACATTCTGGTGATGGACGAAGTGGGCCCTTCCGACGTCGCGCGTCTGGATCCGGCCCGTGTGGCCGGCATCCTCACCGCCCGTGGTGGCGCCACGGCTCACAGTGCCATCGTCGCCCGCGCCCTTGGCATTCCGGCGCTGGTGGGCGCCGGTGCCTCCGTTTTGCTGCTGACATCCGGCACGCCGTTGCTGCTTGATGGCCAGCGTGGTCGGCTGCATGTCTCACCCGACGCGGCCACCCTGCAACGCGCTACTGTCGAACGCGATACCCGCGAGCAACGCTTGCAAGTGGCCTCGGCCCAGCGCCATCAACCGGCTCTCACCCGTGACGGGCATGCGGTGGAAGTGTTCGCCAATATCGGCGAAAGCGGCGGCGTGGCCGGTGCGGTGGAGCAGGGCGCCGAAGGCATTGGCCTGCTGCGCACCGAACTGATTTTCATGGCCCACCCGCAAGCACCGGACGAAGCCACCCAGGAAGCCGAATACCGCCGCGTACTCGACGGTCTTGAAGGCCGCCCGCTGGTGGTGCGCACCCTGGACGTCGGCGGCGACAAACCGCTGCCCTATTGGCCGATTGCCGAGGAAGAAAACCCCTTCCTCGGCGTGCGTGGCATTCGCTTGACCTTGCAGCGCCCGCAGATCATGGAGGCGCAATTGCGTGCATTGCTGCGCTCGGCCGACAACCGCCCGCTGCGCATCATGTTTCCCATGGTCGGCAGTGTGGATGAGTGGCGCGCCGCCCGCGACATGACCGAGCGCCTGCGCCTGGAAATCCCGGTGGCCGACCTGCAACTGGGCATCATGATCGAGGTGCCCTCGGCGGCCTTGCTCGCGCCGGTGCTGGCCAGGGAAGTGGATTTTTTCAGCGTCGGCACCAACGACCTGACCCAGTACACCCTGGCCATCGACCGTGGCCACCCAACCTTGTCGGCCCAGGCCGACGGCCTGCACCCGGCGGTATTGCAACTGATCGACATCACCGTGCGCGCCGCCCATGCCCATGGCAAATGGGTGGGCGTGTGCGGCGAGTTGGCAGCCGACCCGCTGGCGGTGCCGGTGTTGATTGGCCTGGGCGTGGATGAGTTGAGCGTGTCGGCCCGCAGCATTCCGGAAGTGAAGGCGCGGGTGCGGGAATTCAGTTTCAGCGAGGCCCAAAGCCTTGCGCAAAAAGCACTGGCGGTGGGTTCGCCCGCCGAAGTGCGTGCTCTTGTGGAGGCCGTGTAA
- the ampD gene encoding 1,6-anhydro-N-acetylmuramyl-L-alanine amidase AmpD — MQLDPVSGWCQGVAHCPSPNFNERPAGEISLLVVHNISLPPAQFATGKVQAFFQNRLDVTEHPYFEGIAALRVSAHFLIERDGKVTQFVSCRDRAWHAGVSLFEGREVCNDFSLGIELEGTDELPFTDAQYASLIDLTRQLLAAYPDITPQRICGHSDIAPGRKTDPGPAFDWARFRSALQDGGHAQ, encoded by the coding sequence ATGCAGCTGGACCCCGTCAGCGGTTGGTGCCAGGGCGTTGCACATTGCCCCTCACCCAACTTCAACGAGCGCCCCGCAGGCGAAATCTCACTGCTGGTGGTGCATAACATCAGCCTGCCGCCGGCGCAGTTCGCCACGGGCAAGGTGCAGGCGTTTTTCCAGAATCGCCTGGATGTCACGGAACATCCCTACTTTGAAGGGATCGCCGCCCTGCGCGTGTCCGCGCATTTTCTGATTGAGCGCGATGGCAAGGTCACACAATTTGTATCGTGCCGCGACCGCGCCTGGCATGCCGGGGTTTCCCTTTTTGAGGGGCGCGAGGTCTGCAATGATTTTTCCCTGGGTATCGAGCTGGAAGGAACGGACGAACTGCCGTTTACCGATGCCCAATATGCGTCGCTGATCGACCTGACGAGGCAACTGCTGGCGGCCTACCCGGACATCACCCCGCAGCGTATTTGTGGTCACAGTGATATCGCTCCGGGGCGCAAGACCGATCCCGGCCCGGCTTTTGACTGGGCGCGCTTTCGCAGCGCCCTGCAGGATGGAGGACACGCACAATGA
- the nadC gene encoding carboxylating nicotinate-nucleotide diphosphorylase, which yields MPNLRLADLTAEIEANVRRALLEDIGSGDITAQLIPAERLAKATIITRDAAVIAGTAWVDAVFRQLDPRVAVHWQVADGERVSPNQVLFHLEGPARSLLSGERCALNFLQMLSGVATRAHYLADFVASTQVKLLDTRKTLPGLRLAQKYAVTCGGCHNHRIGLYDAFLIKENHIAACGGIAQAITAAHKIAPGKPVEIEVESLEELREALAAGADIIMLDELSLEDMREAVRLNAGKAKLEASGGINETTLLPIAETGVDYISIGAMTKDVKAVDLSMRLSI from the coding sequence ATGCCGAATCTCCGTCTTGCCGACCTCACCGCCGAAATCGAAGCCAACGTGCGCCGTGCACTGCTGGAAGACATCGGCAGCGGCGACATCACCGCACAGCTGATCCCCGCCGAACGGCTGGCCAAGGCCACAATCATCACTCGCGATGCCGCCGTGATCGCCGGAACGGCCTGGGTGGACGCGGTTTTTCGCCAACTCGACCCTCGGGTCGCGGTGCATTGGCAGGTGGCCGACGGTGAACGCGTCAGCCCCAACCAGGTGCTGTTTCACCTTGAAGGCCCGGCCCGCTCGCTGCTCAGCGGGGAACGTTGCGCGCTGAATTTTCTGCAAATGCTGTCAGGCGTGGCCACCCGTGCTCACTACCTGGCGGACTTTGTCGCCAGCACCCAGGTCAAGCTGCTGGACACCCGCAAAACCCTGCCGGGCCTGCGCCTGGCGCAAAAATATGCCGTGACCTGCGGCGGCTGCCACAACCACCGCATCGGTTTGTATGACGCGTTTCTGATCAAGGAAAACCATATCGCCGCGTGCGGCGGAATCGCCCAGGCAATTACGGCCGCCCACAAGATCGCCCCGGGCAAGCCGGTGGAAATCGAAGTGGAAAGCCTGGAAGAACTGCGCGAAGCGCTGGCGGCTGGCGCCGATATCATCATGCTCGACGAATTGAGCCTGGAGGACATGCGCGAAGCTGTGCGCCTGAATGCGGGCAAGGCCAAGCTGGAAGCCAGCGGCGGGATCAATGAAACCACGTTGCTGCCGATTGCAGAGACGGGCGTGGATTACATCTCCATCGGCGCGATGACCAAGGATGTGAAGGCAGTGGACCTGTCGATGCGCCTGAGTATCTAA
- the ampE gene encoding regulatory signaling modulator protein AmpE — translation MSFLVLVLAVWIEKFSALRQRLQRDGGWLRELAKLESSPRMGKRPWLILALLVLLPVALLGLLLLVLEPVAYGLLALPVHLLVVIYSLGRGDLLAGLGPFRDAWRRGDLQAAEHVAERDLKIAADSGEQLLERVQGHLLWQAYQSFFAVIFWYFLLGPVAALAYRLLALASEHSQNPLVAERAGQLRHAFDWLPARLLAASFALVGNFVAVSRVMLHELLSWDISAAQLVEKVGLVAAEIPPPAVGADGINSLDRLWELLLRAAVLWYAGFAIWTVLP, via the coding sequence ATGAGTTTTCTGGTGTTGGTGCTGGCAGTGTGGATCGAGAAGTTCTCGGCCCTGCGCCAGCGATTGCAGCGTGACGGCGGATGGTTGCGTGAACTGGCCAAGCTCGAATCCAGCCCGCGCATGGGCAAACGGCCCTGGCTGATTCTGGCATTACTGGTGCTGTTGCCGGTGGCGTTGCTGGGGCTGTTGTTGCTGGTATTGGAGCCTGTGGCCTACGGCCTGTTGGCGCTGCCGGTGCATCTGCTGGTGGTGATTTACAGCCTGGGGCGCGGCGACTTGCTGGCAGGTCTGGGCCCGTTCCGCGATGCATGGCGGCGCGGCGACCTGCAAGCCGCCGAACATGTGGCCGAGCGCGACCTGAAGATTGCCGCCGACAGTGGCGAGCAACTGCTTGAGCGTGTTCAGGGGCATCTGTTGTGGCAGGCCTATCAAAGCTTTTTCGCGGTGATTTTCTGGTACTTCCTGCTCGGCCCGGTAGCGGCGCTGGCCTATCGCCTGTTGGCGCTGGCCAGTGAGCACAGCCAGAACCCGCTGGTGGCCGAGCGTGCCGGGCAACTGCGTCATGCCTTTGATTGGCTGCCGGCTCGCCTGCTGGCGGCGAGCTTCGCCCTTGTGGGTAACTTTGTGGCGGTCAGCCGCGTGATGCTCCACGAGTTGTTGAGCTGGGACATCAGCGCGGCGCAGTTGGTGGAGAAAGTCGGCCTGGTGGCGGCGGAAATTCCACCGCCGGCGGTGGGCGCGGACGGCATCAATAGCCTGGATCGTCTGTGGGAACTGCTGCTGCGCGCGGCGGTGCTCTGGTATGCCGGGTTTGCCATCTGGACCGTGTTGCCATAA
- a CDS encoding DUF6388 family protein — MTTTEKTQEARHEEALEQYLKESPQLKEEIKDLSADDQRDQIQWAFEDEAESQGYQPWELTLKYTSTPEEFEAARLVLHKEAAEVLGVEWNEYCEMNNLVV; from the coding sequence ATGACCACGACTGAAAAGACCCAGGAAGCGCGGCACGAAGAAGCCCTTGAGCAATACCTCAAGGAGTCGCCGCAGCTTAAAGAAGAGATCAAGGACCTGAGCGCGGATGACCAGCGCGACCAGATCCAGTGGGCATTTGAGGATGAGGCCGAGAGCCAGGGCTATCAGCCCTGGGAGCTGACCCTCAAGTACACTTCGACGCCGGAAGAGTTCGAGGCCGCACGGCTGGTCTTGCACAAGGAGGCGGCTGAAGTGCTGGGCGTGGAGTGGAACGAATACTGCGAGATGAATAACCTGGTGGTCTGA